The DNA sequence GAAATTATGTACATACGAAAAGAATTTTCTAAATACAATTGACTATTTAGCTCTGTTGTTTGGGTggtattttcaaataaaatggtaGAATTTCTAATTGAAGCAAATTataaatcagaattttcttaACTCTGTCCAGCTGCTATAACACGAGCACCCTACAATCAAGGATTACCCACCACGCAACCTGATTGTCCTCTTTTAGCAACTTAATTATCTGTTAATCCATTAAGATCAGTAACTTAATCAAACATTACTCCATAACCAATCACGTGGCAACAATTCATCAGCTCTAAGtcactactccctctgtttttttttatatgacgctttgacttttggcacacacttttaagtgctttgaccgagtagttaaaaatattatttttaaaattttctttttctgaataaaagttttgattatatattattattcagaaaaaaaaaatttaaaaaatagtatttttaactacccggtcaaagcacttaaaagtgtgtgccaaaagtcaaagcgtcatataaaaaaaaacagagggagtattttatagATGGCTTTTACCACTTCTACAGCCGTTATTTCAGGTATGTAAATTCAGAAGTATAGAGAAGTATCAATTATACAAAGAAAAACTTTACTAGTTGAAGCTCTCTATTTAGCTTGAAGCAGCAAAGAAAAAAGGTGAAAAAGAAACCCTTAGTATTATTATTACCGATCACTTAATCAGGAAATGCCGATGAACAGAATTGCCGTTGGCACACCAGGAGAAGCTAGCCATCCTGATGTACTCAAAGCCGGGCTTGCAGAGTTTTTTTCCATGATCATTTTTGTTTTTGCTGGCCAAGGCTCTGGCATGGCTTTCAGTATGTTTCATATATACTTTCCTCAGCCTTTAAGTTTGGGTCATGGTCCACAGCCATCGATAGCTGTTGAAAGGTTATGTGGCATACGGTTTTCATACCGTTATCCAACggattataacaattttttacaTATTCAGTGCTTTTTAAGTGCTGGACAGAGACTCGTCCAATATTTTTTAAGCGGTTATCTTTTCCATCCGGTGGTTAAAAAGCGTTGaatgtattaaaaatttgttataatcaTCCGGTCCGAAAATCATATGCCACCTAACCTGTCCATGCCCATTAAGTTTATAGCATTATTGATATCATTCCGAGAATTAGTAATGGTTAATTTATCTTGGCAGGTAAGATTACAAATGATGGTTCAAGTAGTCCATCTGGCCTTATAGCTGCTGCATTATCTCATGGCTTCGCTCTCATGGTCGCTGTCTCAGTCGGTGCTAATATTTCTGGAGGCCATGTAAATCCTGCAGTCACATTTGGCGCCTTCGTAGGTGGAAACATAACATTGCTGAGAGCTATTATCTATTGGATTGGTCAATTATTAGGCGCAGTTGTCGCCTGCTTGCTCCTCAGTTCTGCCACTGGTGGAATGGTAAATTTTTCACATTTGTATCAATTCTTATGAATTTTCAGAATCTCAACACTGCCTCGTGACAACAAAATTTTATCACATTGTGCTACTTAATTGAGTGCAGGAAACATCAGCATTCGCGCTTTCATCAGGCGTATCTGTCTGGAATGCAGTGATCTTCGAGATTGTGATGACCTTTGGGCTGGTGTACACAGTTTACGCGACTGCAGTGGATCCAAGGAAGGGAAACATAGGGACTATTGCACCTCTTGCTATAGGTTTCATCGTGGCGGCCAACATTTTGGTTGGCGGTGCTTTCGATGGTGCATCCATGAACCCTGCGGTCTGCTTCGGACCAGCTGTGGTTAGTTGGACATGGAACCATCATTGGGTGTATTGGATCGGACCATTCATAGGTGCTGCAATTGCTGCCATTATCTATGATAATATCTTCATGGATGAAAATGCACACGAGCAGCTTCCTGTTACTGATTTTTAGAAACGTGTCTTTTGTTAGTGATTCAACAAGATCACTTTAAAATCTGAATAAATTTTGTTAAACTTAAGGTTGGTTGAGTACTGTATCTTTTTTTGCAAATAGAGTGTATTGCTGTCTTTAGGGATGGTGGCGGTAATGATGTTCATGGAATTAAAAGACATCTATGgtagaaaaacaaaatcaaattttccGTATGCATCACCAGATGTTGGTTAAAAATGATTGGCTAAAACCATCTACGCCCACTCAGTGTCGTCCATCCCCGGCCCAAAAACCATTTTCATTCTACTTAATTGTACtgttttgtatttaatttgtattttagcAGTTTGTATTAAAGTAgaactctatatatatgtatatgtattatactatttaatatatttacgcACACGCATACATGATAAGAGGATATGTGTGGTAGTAGTAAATAATCGCTTATGGTAGCTAGCAAAATATGATAGCAAGTAGCGGTGGCTAATCATCACTATAAATGGAAATGGATAATCGTGGAAGGGGTTGGTTATGGTGACAAAAGGTCCATCATTTCTAGACGAATGAAGatgatatatatgtttgtgcGCGTGCAtagacacacaaacacacatagtCCTACTTTAATGCAAACCAATTATAtggaaattaaatataaatcaagGGAATGGGAAGGGTTGTGGGGATCGGGGATGAACCTCGAGATGGAACTTGGTATGACTAAGCGTGGTCGGAATAGGCATAGTGGTACTTGGGTGGGGCCTCGTGTGGCTTTTGGGCATGTTTGGGGCATGCTGAGGCATGTTAAGCCTATGTGAGGTTTTAGTGGGCCCGATGGAGATGAGATGTAGGTGGTCTCGGGTGGGTGATTACATAAAGGGGTGGGTGAGTTCATATAGGTGGAGTTTCATTTGTGAAATTtgttatatacaaaatattaatttgtgaTATACAAATGAATGATTTTTCTACTTAAAAAGCAATCAAAAATTAGTCTGAAATTATAGTTTCTAAGCTAATTTGGTTTCTCGCGGAGTAAGAGTTTTATATATAGGGTTCGGGTCTTAATATACGATTACGAGGACATATTATTAGTGATTTTTTTCTGCTCGATGGTTtaactctaattttttttgatgcGTATGTAGGGGAGCTAAAGTGTCATCCAACAAAGAATTGATTCGTTCTAGGGTTTTTTTTCGTCCggtgcttctttttttttcctgcTAGATGTATGCTACTAAGATTCGACTATTTTAGGCCAACtgacacacacagacacacacacacagtgcACGAATGATAGAAAACTTGAGTCTATTGAGGATTTCACCATAGTAACTATTAATGAGGAGATATAGCCTACCTTTGACCCCATACATCTATTAGTTGACTTTGCCATTTCTGAGCTATGTATTTTCGTTATCTAGTTGAGCTATTTCATTCCTCACCTGAGAGTCATAATCTTGAAGAGCTCAGTAAGTCACTGTAGTTTGTATCTTTTGCTTCTGTTTTCAATTATGGATAATCTGACTAAGGAAATCATTATTGATACTCTGAACTACCCTCTTCAGGATTCTCTTGAAATGAAGTACTTAAATCCACAAACTTAGGATTAAGCTATTGCTACTTCACATAAACTAATACAAGATGAATGTAAAGCCTGAGCACATAGAAGATAGAGAATCCTTCAATATGTGTAGCTATCAAGTGAAGGACTTCAAGGAGGGGGTCCAAAATGATAGAATTGTGTTGCTTTGTTGTATGAATGTCTTCAACCACCAAGAAATGACTAACATTAACAACGACTATTAAAGTAAGGGTATGGGGAGAATGC is a window from the Daucus carota subsp. sativus chromosome 8, DH1 v3.0, whole genome shotgun sequence genome containing:
- the LOC108198990 gene encoding aquaporin TIP1-2; its protein translation is MPMNRIAVGTPGEASHPDVLKAGLAEFFSMIIFVFAGQGSGMAFSKITNDGSSSPSGLIAAALSHGFALMVAVSVGANISGGHVNPAVTFGAFVGGNITLLRAIIYWIGQLLGAVVACLLLSSATGGMETSAFALSSGVSVWNAVIFEIVMTFGLVYTVYATAVDPRKGNIGTIAPLAIGFIVAANILVGGAFDGASMNPAVCFGPAVVSWTWNHHWVYWIGPFIGAAIAAIIYDNIFMDENAHEQLPVTDF